In Lactococcus garvieae subsp. garvieae, the following proteins share a genomic window:
- a CDS encoding phosphotransferase family protein — MTSSSLSMMPVKGGSGNAFVGESDNKRVFIKKNCSPFLTSVYLEGITPQVLWTKRTAEGDMLAAQPWINGHTLKPYEMNDSRIGEILRHLHQSEKLIEACKKLDNEVMLPADLLEQVLSKSSIFETNGFLSNVVVELSENLPELKEEEITVVHGDVNHKNWLVDDESDKVYLVDWDTVLLSSPLVDIAHVLTHYIKPENWEEWLHQAGYKTAKNIEHELIWYGKLSFLRQISEYMAREQIKETEQEIARFQNFCRLF, encoded by the coding sequence TATCAATGATGCCTGTCAAAGGTGGTTCAGGGAATGCTTTTGTTGGCGAAAGCGACAATAAGCGTGTTTTCATCAAAAAAAATTGTAGCCCCTTTTTGACAAGTGTGTATCTTGAAGGTATTACGCCACAAGTCTTATGGACGAAGCGTACAGCAGAAGGTGACATGTTAGCTGCTCAACCTTGGATTAATGGCCATACGTTGAAACCTTATGAAATGAATGATTCCCGTATTGGCGAAATTTTGCGGCATTTGCATCAAAGCGAAAAGCTTATTGAAGCCTGTAAAAAGTTAGATAACGAAGTCATGCTTCCAGCTGATCTTTTGGAACAAGTACTGAGTAAAAGTTCAATCTTTGAAACCAATGGCTTTCTCTCAAATGTCGTTGTGGAACTCTCAGAAAATCTTCCGGAGTTAAAAGAGGAGGAGATTACAGTTGTTCATGGTGATGTGAACCATAAAAACTGGTTGGTTGATGACGAAAGTGACAAAGTCTATCTCGTCGATTGGGATACGGTCCTTTTAAGCAGTCCTTTAGTGGATATAGCACATGTTCTAACACACTATATAAAACCAGAAAACTGGGAAGAGTGGCTCCATCAAGCAGGCTATAAAACAGCTAAAAATATAGAACATGAATTAATCTGGTATGGAAAACTTTCTTTTCTACGTCAGATTTCAGAATATATGGCAAGAGAGCAGATTAAGGAAACAGAACAAGAAATTGCACGTTTTCAGAATTTTTGCCGTTTATTTTAA
- the dnaI gene encoding primosomal protein DnaI yields the protein MESIGELLSKRPDVRGNFDKLVAEVMKNEQVQAFISENQMSEDEVQRSYSKFYEFVKERKKFEEHEKRAADGYEPVLIMNHGYADVSYQTTAELARRQEVSNQLRRVQIIGLPKEMKHIDFYADVFTDNQNQFDLFRKVENFIDNFPQEKGLYIYGDFGVGKSFIMAAMANELSKKGVSTTLLHYPTFISDLDFDNAKHWVNEIKKVEVLVLDDIGAELNNAWVRDSILQVILQHRMQENLPTFFTSNLNMTELELHLAETKKADEIWPAKRVMERVKYLASEVRLEGVNRRHE from the coding sequence ATGGAATCAATTGGAGAACTTTTGAGTAAGCGCCCAGATGTACGTGGAAATTTTGACAAGCTCGTCGCTGAAGTGATGAAAAATGAACAAGTTCAAGCTTTTATTTCTGAAAATCAAATGTCTGAAGATGAAGTACAGCGGAGCTATTCAAAGTTTTATGAATTTGTTAAAGAGCGAAAAAAATTCGAAGAACATGAAAAAAGAGCAGCTGATGGCTATGAGCCTGTCTTGATTATGAATCATGGTTACGCAGATGTTTCTTATCAAACGACAGCAGAATTAGCCCGCCGTCAAGAAGTGAGCAATCAATTGCGCCGTGTTCAGATCATTGGTTTACCTAAAGAAATGAAGCACATTGATTTTTATGCGGATGTCTTCACAGACAATCAAAATCAATTTGACTTGTTCCGGAAAGTAGAAAACTTTATCGACAACTTTCCTCAAGAAAAAGGGCTTTATATTTATGGCGATTTTGGCGTAGGAAAATCCTTTATTATGGCCGCTATGGCAAATGAGCTTTCAAAAAAAGGCGTTTCCACTACTTTATTACACTATCCTACTTTTATTTCTGACCTTGATTTTGACAATGCCAAACATTGGGTCAATGAAATTAAAAAAGTTGAAGTATTGGTCTTAGACGATATTGGTGCCGAACTCAATAATGCTTGGGTGCGTGACAGCATTCTGCAAGTTATTTTACAGCATCGTATGCAAGAAAATCTTCCGACATTTTTCACCTCAAACTTGAATATGACAGAGCTTGAGCTACATTTGGCGGAAACTAAAAAAGCGGATGAAATCTGGCCAGCAAAACGCGTGATGGAACGTGTGAAGTATTTAGCGTCAGAAGTTCGTTTAGAAGGAGTAAATCGTCGACATGAATGA
- a CDS encoding DnaD domain protein — MRPGDSFSILNRGKISFDADTFSLLYLPIIGRDAFGLYQLLRVFSTGKISHFLEYLDFGLHPFIEALDKLSGIGLVRVFDQQPGYLMEIKSPLTFEEFLADEFYKQLLVSRIGENKVKALAKKHEPDALEITKKFHEVYSVKFEPTHTVVQTEKFDLNSFKSIMENQHLTFANENQDILTLYGLAEKFDLNWYELFKAAEQTANADKTLNTANLTRMLAGKSEPLPALSEFPKGFQDLIVISKEVSPRDFLNKLKQQAGGFASQEELKILNNLDKQNITDQVQNILIHYVLIQQGNASLNARFVNTLANDWLRHKVYNAETAVKRILERQQQAEQKQKNNKNYKNPGKLVKKAPQWSNASYVNTTSAEDIAKFEQYKASRRKDKKEN; from the coding sequence ATGAGACCAGGCGATTCATTTTCTATTCTAAATCGAGGAAAAATCAGCTTTGATGCCGATACTTTTTCGCTACTTTATTTGCCTATTATTGGGCGAGATGCTTTTGGACTTTATCAACTCTTGCGCGTTTTTTCGACGGGCAAGATTTCTCATTTTTTAGAGTATCTTGATTTTGGACTCCATCCTTTTATTGAAGCATTAGATAAACTTTCAGGGATTGGGCTCGTGCGGGTATTCGACCAACAACCGGGTTATCTTATGGAGATAAAAAGTCCTTTAACTTTTGAAGAATTTTTAGCAGACGAATTTTATAAGCAATTATTGGTTTCACGCATTGGTGAAAATAAAGTTAAAGCTTTGGCAAAAAAACATGAACCTGATGCTTTAGAAATTACGAAAAAGTTCCATGAAGTTTATTCTGTTAAGTTTGAGCCGACACATACAGTCGTTCAAACAGAAAAATTTGATTTGAACTCTTTTAAGAGTATTATGGAAAACCAGCATCTGACTTTTGCAAATGAAAATCAGGATATCTTGACCCTGTATGGTTTGGCTGAAAAGTTTGATCTCAACTGGTATGAATTATTTAAAGCAGCCGAACAAACTGCCAATGCTGACAAGACTTTGAATACAGCCAACTTAACAAGAATGCTTGCAGGCAAATCTGAACCTTTGCCTGCCTTATCTGAATTTCCTAAAGGCTTTCAGGATTTGATTGTCATCAGTAAAGAAGTGTCCCCGCGTGATTTTTTAAACAAGCTTAAACAACAAGCTGGGGGTTTTGCTTCGCAAGAAGAACTTAAGATTTTGAATAATTTAGACAAGCAAAATATTACAGATCAAGTACAAAATATTTTGATACACTATGTCTTGATTCAACAAGGGAATGCGAGTCTCAATGCTCGATTTGTTAATACTCTGGCAAATGATTGGTTGCGCCATAAAGTATATAATGCTGAAACAGCAGTAAAAAGAATACTGGAACGTCAGCAACAAGCGGAACAAAAGCAAAAAAACAATAAAAATTATAAAAACCCAGGCAAGCTGGTCAAAAAAGCACCTCAATGGTCCAATGCCAGCTACGTAAATACGACCAGTGCAGAAGATATTGCCAAATTCGAGCAATATAAAGCTTCCCGCCGTAAGGACAAGAAGGAGAATTGA
- the trmB gene encoding tRNA (guanosine(46)-N7)-methyltransferase TrmB, which produces MRVRNRKGAAEHLESNAHVVVENPADFKGRWAERFGNDHPIHIEVGCGKGGFITGMAAQNPEINYIAIDMQLSVLSHALDKALEANLPNVQMMLVDGAALTEYFEDAEVSRVYLNFSDPWPKTRHEKRRLTYKSFLETYEQILPPEGQVHFKTDNRGLFEYSLASMSQYGMILEKVWLDLHAAEEFAKVNVMTEYEAKFSSKGQVIYRLEAKFPKRG; this is translated from the coding sequence ATGCGCGTAAGAAATCGTAAAGGCGCTGCGGAACACTTAGAAAGTAACGCACATGTAGTTGTTGAAAATCCAGCAGACTTTAAAGGACGTTGGGCAGAGCGTTTTGGAAATGATCATCCCATTCATATTGAAGTGGGTTGTGGAAAAGGCGGCTTTATCACAGGTATGGCTGCTCAAAACCCAGAGATTAATTATATTGCGATTGACATGCAACTATCCGTTTTATCTCACGCTTTAGACAAAGCTTTGGAAGCAAATCTACCTAATGTGCAAATGATGCTGGTTGATGGCGCAGCTTTAACAGAATATTTCGAGGATGCTGAAGTTTCACGTGTTTATCTGAACTTTAGTGATCCGTGGCCAAAAACCCGTCATGAAAAACGCCGTTTAACTTATAAGTCATTCTTAGAAACTTATGAACAAATCTTGCCACCAGAAGGTCAAGTCCATTTTAAAACAGATAACCGCGGTCTATTTGAATATTCATTGGCAAGCATGAGTCAATATGGTATGATTTTAGAAAAAGTCTGGTTAGACTTGCACGCAGCTGAAGAATTTGCCAAAGTCAATGTAATGACAGAGTATGAAGCAAAATTCTCAAGCAAGGGGCAAGTGATTTACCGTTTAGAAGCAAAATTCCCAAAGAGAGGTTAA
- the nrdR gene encoding transcriptional regulator NrdR, which yields MRCPKCQSESSRVVDSRQADNMIRRRRECENCGNRFTTFERIEEMPLLVIKRDETREVFNRDKIITGIVRSARKRPVTSESIEKLVDRVEQRVRRLEKNEVRTEVIGEFVMEELMDLDDITYVRFASVYRSFKDVSEIEDLLKKITKKD from the coding sequence ATGAGATGCCCAAAATGTCAATCTGAATCGTCACGCGTAGTAGATTCACGTCAAGCTGATAATATGATTCGCCGTCGCCGTGAATGTGAAAATTGTGGAAATCGTTTCACGACTTTTGAACGGATTGAAGAAATGCCACTTTTGGTCATAAAACGTGACGAAACCCGTGAAGTTTTCAATCGTGATAAAATTATCACAGGAATAGTGCGCAGTGCTCGTAAGCGACCGGTGACGAGTGAATCCATTGAAAAATTGGTTGATCGTGTCGAACAAAGAGTACGCCGCTTAGAGAAAAATGAAGTACGTACCGAAGTTATTGGCGAATTTGTTATGGAAGAATTAATGGATTTGGATGATATTACCTATGTTCGTTTTGCAAGTGTGTACCGTTCCTTCAAAGATGTGAGTGAAATCGAAGATTTACTTAAAAAGATAACGAAAAAAGACTAA